A window of the Synechococcus sp. JA-3-3Ab genome harbors these coding sequences:
- a CDS encoding class I SAM-dependent methyltransferase, with the protein MPLASEAEITQAVQAQYEAFPYPPVPYDQPFEGFSSLGSYTLAQYARTRTLQEPTGARFLVAGCGTGWEVHGIAASNPGYGAVVGIDLSRPALEIAQKRIKYHGLRNCSVHYGDLMDPSTWPEGSFDMISSYGVIHHTADPVKALKNLASRLAPDGVMALMLYNRSGRWHVYRIRRALELLGITPPATREKIEFVRQLLKAAHPNSLLAKHAKAHEEYYLADENIVDNFFHANDIPFDIGAIPDLLAQAGLEFIDVAPYLDYWNAKPLIAATHTEFHRRYEALSRLDQLRVIEYLEPLYHTQNLFWCCHQGKKVASWDPFTPEFFQSSRWQLNPLFVQHGKVRYWDQTIPFSDLLGKVDPAQIVTQKMDIFWPIARIPGKMIASSRYQVVELLLPLAKQARSGAEILADHRERAGHVLRLFQQWEADRLVLRVAP; encoded by the coding sequence GTGCCTTTGGCAAGCGAAGCGGAGATCACCCAGGCAGTGCAGGCCCAGTACGAGGCGTTTCCCTACCCGCCTGTGCCTTACGACCAACCCTTTGAGGGCTTCTCCAGCCTGGGCAGCTATACGTTGGCCCAATATGCCCGCACCCGCACCTTACAAGAGCCGACGGGCGCCAGGTTTTTGGTGGCCGGGTGTGGCACCGGCTGGGAGGTGCACGGCATTGCCGCCAGCAACCCCGGCTATGGCGCCGTGGTCGGGATCGACCTCAGTCGCCCGGCCCTAGAGATTGCCCAGAAGCGGATCAAGTACCACGGCCTGCGCAACTGCTCGGTGCACTACGGCGATCTCATGGATCCCTCCACCTGGCCGGAGGGAAGCTTCGACATGATCAGCTCCTACGGGGTAATCCACCACACCGCCGATCCCGTCAAGGCCCTAAAGAACTTGGCCTCGCGCCTGGCTCCCGACGGGGTAATGGCCCTGATGCTCTACAACCGCTCAGGCCGTTGGCATGTCTACCGCATTCGCCGTGCTTTGGAGCTGCTGGGGATTACTCCACCGGCCACCCGGGAAAAGATCGAATTTGTGCGGCAACTGCTGAAGGCAGCTCATCCCAACTCCCTTTTGGCCAAGCACGCCAAGGCCCATGAGGAATACTACCTAGCAGACGAGAACATCGTCGACAACTTCTTCCACGCCAACGACATTCCTTTTGACATCGGCGCAATCCCCGACCTTCTGGCCCAGGCGGGCTTGGAGTTTATCGATGTAGCCCCCTACTTGGACTACTGGAACGCCAAGCCTTTAATTGCTGCTACTCACACCGAGTTCCATCGCCGCTACGAGGCCCTTTCTCGCCTCGACCAGCTACGAGTTATCGAGTATCTGGAGCCTCTTTACCACACGCAAAATCTCTTTTGGTGCTGCCATCAGGGCAAAAAGGTGGCCAGTTGGGATCCTTTTACCCCTGAGTTTTTCCAAAGCTCCCGTTGGCAGCTCAACCCCCTCTTTGTCCAGCACGGCAAAGTGCGCTACTGGGATCAAACCATCCCCTTTTCGGATCTGCTGGGCAAAGTGGATCCGGCCCAGATCGTGACCCAAAAGATGGACATCTTCTGGCCCATCGCCCGCATCCCGGGCAAGATGATCGCTTCTAGCCGCTACCAGGTGGTGGAGCTGCTGCTGCCATTGGCCAAGCAAGCTCGTTCCGGCGCCGAGATCTTGGCCGACCATCGCGAGAGAGCCGGCCACGTCCTCCGCCTCTTCCAGCAGTGGGAAGCCGACCGCCTGGTTCTAAGAGTTGCTCCCTAA
- a CDS encoding TldD/PmbA family protein has translation MRDLLRDILRDYSGFVELRYHSKVFRSVTAEKGRIERTAVRRRSGVGVRVLEAGTWGFAATGDLSPAAIRKAISEAQQAARASADCRRQKLKALPSVSLAQGEFCEPGVEEVVNKPLEAKIQLALEAEAQARKSSARITSASCTYNEIYEEKAIVTTDGADVAFRLVRPELRIQAVAEADGQLSSGTESIGVTGGWNCLFRADPLQMAEKAAATAVDLLSAGYAEGGWATVILSPSIVGLLVHEAIGHTVEADFVLAGSVAAGKLGQRVASELVTLKDSGRSEFMPGAGGTLPVDDEGVPTQTTTIIQNGILVSYLHNRETAAHFGVEPTGNARAWEYADEPLIRMRNTYLEPGSQTLEEIIASTPDGYFLDGARNGQADSTGEFMFGVERAYRIRNGKLAELLRGVTITGNAFEVLQSVDAVSRDFLWDLGSGHCGKGQPAKVDAGGPYIRCRAIVGGRQPA, from the coding sequence ATGCGAGATCTGCTGCGCGACATCCTTCGAGACTATTCTGGCTTTGTGGAACTGCGCTACCACAGCAAAGTCTTTCGCAGTGTCACGGCGGAAAAGGGGCGCATTGAGCGCACAGCGGTTCGACGGCGCTCAGGTGTGGGGGTGCGGGTGCTAGAAGCCGGCACCTGGGGCTTTGCCGCCACCGGGGATCTCTCACCCGCAGCCATTCGCAAGGCCATTTCCGAGGCCCAGCAAGCGGCCCGCGCCAGCGCCGACTGCCGCAGGCAGAAGCTGAAGGCTTTGCCCAGCGTATCCCTGGCCCAGGGGGAGTTCTGCGAGCCCGGCGTGGAGGAGGTGGTCAACAAACCCCTGGAGGCCAAGATCCAGTTGGCTCTGGAAGCAGAAGCCCAGGCGCGCAAGTCTTCCGCCCGCATCACCTCCGCCAGTTGCACTTACAACGAGATCTACGAGGAAAAAGCCATTGTTACTACGGATGGGGCGGATGTGGCCTTCCGGCTGGTGCGCCCTGAGCTGCGGATCCAGGCGGTGGCCGAGGCGGATGGCCAACTAAGCAGCGGTACTGAGTCCATTGGCGTGACGGGGGGGTGGAATTGCCTTTTTCGGGCGGATCCCTTGCAGATGGCGGAGAAGGCGGCTGCCACAGCCGTCGATCTCCTCTCTGCAGGCTATGCTGAGGGGGGATGGGCCACGGTCATCCTCTCCCCTTCCATCGTGGGACTGCTGGTGCATGAAGCCATTGGCCACACGGTCGAGGCCGATTTCGTCCTCGCGGGCTCGGTGGCGGCTGGCAAGCTAGGGCAGCGGGTGGCCAGCGAACTGGTTACTCTCAAGGACTCTGGCCGTTCTGAATTTATGCCGGGGGCAGGGGGAACGCTGCCCGTGGACGATGAAGGTGTTCCCACTCAAACCACTACCATCATCCAGAATGGCATCCTGGTGAGCTACCTGCACAACCGGGAGACTGCCGCCCACTTCGGTGTCGAGCCCACCGGCAATGCCCGCGCCTGGGAGTACGCCGACGAGCCACTCATCCGCATGCGCAACACCTATCTCGAGCCGGGATCCCAGACATTGGAGGAGATCATCGCCAGCACTCCCGACGGCTACTTCCTGGATGGGGCCAGAAACGGGCAAGCGGACTCCACGGGCGAGTTCATGTTTGGCGTGGAGCGGGCCTACCGCATTCGCAATGGCAAGCTGGCGGAGCTATTGCGGGGAGTCACCATCACTGGCAATGCCTTTGAGGTGTTGCAGTCGGTGGATGCTGTGTCGCGAGATTTCCTTTGGGATCTCGGATCCGGCCACTGTGGCAAGGGCCAGCCAGCCAAGGTGGATGCCGGCGGGCCCTACATTCGCTGCCGCGCCATTGTGGGTGGCCGCCAGCCTGCTTAG
- the glgB gene encoding 1,4-alpha-glucan branching protein GlgB, whose product MGFLLSAEQVLQFVTNQWQDPYAVLGPQQIEQGETSFWLVRALVPNAKQVWLVERATGQAYPMQPLHPETLFELCFAPGTPVPDYFLRAQRVWDPEGQHLEEWEDPYRFPLEKVNHIGELDRYLFNEGNHHRIYEKLGAHPISVDGVQGVHFAVWAPNARNVSVIGDFNHWDGRQHQMKRLGESGIWAVFIPGVGPGAVYKYEVKTAWGDIYEKSDPYGFQQEVRPKTGSIVADLHTYTWHDQEWLEKRAATDPLRSPISVYEVHLGSWMHASTEDPPADGHLVPVEQKPNTRFLTYRELADKLIPYVKELGFTHIELLPVAEHPFDGSWGYQVIGYYAVTSRYGSPQDFMYFVDRAHQEGIGVIVDWVPGHFPKDGHGLAFFDGTHLYEYADPRKGEHKGWGTLVFNYGRNEVRNYLIANALFWFDKYHIDGLRVDAVASMLYLDYDRKEWIPNCYGGREHLEAIDFFRQLNTLIFKYYPGVLSIAEESTAWPMVTWPTHVGGLGFNLKWNMGWMHDMLNYFRMDPWFRQFHHNLVTFSLMYAFSENYMLAFSHDEVVHGKSHMLGKMPGDLWHKFASLRALYGYMFTHPGKKTLFMSMEFGQWNEWNVWADLDWELLQYEPHAKLRHYVATLNQLLRSQPALYTQDTKPEGFRWIDCSDHRGIISFIRYGEDPREWLVVVCNFTPVVWPNYRIGVPQRGFYRELLNSDAVEFWGSGVGNLGGKWTDDWPYHNLPYSLELCLPPLSTLVLKWQPPQLAEDSGENKAMLE is encoded by the coding sequence ATGGGCTTTCTCCTGTCTGCCGAACAAGTGCTTCAGTTCGTCACCAACCAGTGGCAGGATCCCTATGCTGTTTTGGGGCCGCAGCAGATAGAGCAGGGGGAGACGTCCTTCTGGCTGGTGCGGGCCCTGGTGCCCAATGCCAAACAGGTTTGGTTGGTAGAACGCGCCACTGGGCAGGCCTACCCCATGCAGCCGCTGCATCCAGAAACGTTGTTTGAGCTGTGCTTTGCGCCTGGCACGCCGGTTCCAGACTACTTTCTGCGGGCGCAGCGGGTCTGGGATCCGGAGGGCCAGCACTTGGAAGAGTGGGAGGATCCCTATCGCTTTCCCCTGGAGAAGGTCAACCACATCGGCGAGCTGGATCGCTACCTCTTCAACGAGGGCAACCACCACCGCATCTACGAGAAGTTGGGCGCTCATCCCATCAGCGTAGATGGGGTTCAGGGAGTCCACTTTGCCGTCTGGGCTCCCAACGCCCGCAATGTCAGTGTCATTGGCGACTTCAACCACTGGGATGGCCGCCAACACCAGATGAAGCGGCTGGGCGAAAGCGGCATCTGGGCGGTGTTCATCCCTGGTGTTGGGCCAGGAGCCGTCTACAAGTACGAGGTGAAAACTGCCTGGGGGGATATCTACGAAAAGTCAGATCCCTATGGCTTTCAGCAGGAGGTGCGACCCAAAACCGGCTCAATTGTAGCCGACCTCCACACCTATACCTGGCACGACCAGGAGTGGCTGGAAAAGCGGGCTGCCACCGACCCCCTGCGCTCGCCCATCTCGGTGTACGAGGTGCATTTGGGATCCTGGATGCACGCTTCCACGGAAGACCCCCCCGCTGATGGGCACCTGGTGCCGGTGGAGCAAAAGCCCAACACCCGCTTTCTTACCTACCGGGAGCTGGCGGACAAATTGATCCCCTATGTCAAGGAGCTGGGCTTTACCCACATCGAGCTCTTACCCGTGGCCGAGCACCCCTTCGACGGCTCCTGGGGCTACCAGGTTATTGGCTACTACGCGGTAACCTCCCGCTACGGCTCGCCCCAAGACTTCATGTACTTTGTCGATCGCGCCCACCAGGAAGGGATCGGCGTCATTGTCGATTGGGTGCCGGGGCATTTCCCCAAAGATGGGCATGGGCTGGCCTTTTTTGACGGTACCCACCTCTACGAATATGCCGACCCCCGCAAGGGCGAGCACAAGGGCTGGGGCACTTTGGTTTTCAACTACGGCCGCAACGAGGTGCGCAACTATCTAATAGCCAATGCCCTCTTTTGGTTTGACAAATACCACATCGACGGCCTTCGGGTGGATGCGGTGGCCTCAATGCTCTATCTGGACTACGACCGCAAAGAATGGATCCCCAACTGCTACGGCGGGCGAGAACACCTGGAGGCCATCGACTTTTTTCGCCAGCTCAACACCCTTATTTTCAAGTACTACCCTGGCGTTCTTTCCATTGCCGAGGAATCCACTGCCTGGCCAATGGTAACCTGGCCAACCCATGTGGGTGGTCTGGGCTTTAACCTCAAGTGGAACATGGGCTGGATGCACGACATGCTGAATTATTTTCGCATGGATCCCTGGTTCCGCCAGTTCCATCACAACCTAGTGACTTTCAGCCTCATGTATGCCTTCAGTGAAAATTACATGCTGGCTTTTTCCCACGATGAGGTAGTGCACGGCAAAAGCCACATGCTGGGCAAAATGCCAGGAGATCTGTGGCACAAGTTCGCCAGCTTGCGGGCTCTCTACGGCTACATGTTCACTCACCCTGGCAAGAAAACCCTGTTCATGAGCATGGAGTTTGGCCAGTGGAACGAGTGGAATGTTTGGGCAGATCTAGACTGGGAGCTGCTGCAGTATGAGCCCCACGCCAAGCTGCGCCACTACGTAGCCACTCTCAACCAGCTGCTGCGCTCGCAACCGGCTCTCTACACCCAAGACACCAAGCCAGAAGGCTTCCGCTGGATTGACTGCAGCGACCATCGGGGCATTATCTCCTTTATCCGATATGGGGAGGATCCCAGGGAGTGGCTAGTGGTAGTCTGTAACTTTACGCCGGTGGTTTGGCCGAATTACCGCATTGGCGTGCCGCAGCGAGGGTTTTACCGGGAACTGCTCAACAGCGACGCGGTAGAGTTCTGGGGCAGCGGGGTTGGCAACCTAGGGGGCAAGTGGACGGATGACTGGCCCTACCACAACCTGCCCTACTCGCTTGAGCTCTGCCTGCCCCCTCTTTCAACCTTGGTGCTGAAGTGGCAGCCGCCCCAGCTGGCGGAGGATTCAGGCGAAAACAAAGCTATGCTGGAGTGA
- a CDS encoding RNA-guided endonuclease InsQ/TnpB family protein: MIITHEYRILPSDDQAALMTEWLELLRRQWNDALGQRLDWLTATRCPIDRCSLVSCPLPVSEAPLEPNYYRQAGSLKQIKQLFPAYRGIYAEVLQQNLMRLDKAWKAWREPDSTGKRRGRPRFKKAGELRSFTFPRINCPKAGAHLEGETLRLSKIGSMPVVLHRPLPEGFVPKTCTVVRKADGWYVCISLEDKSVPLPEPVPIKKAVGIDVGLDRFLTTSDGEVVPIPRHYRQAQKHLARQQRQLSRKVKGSANWKRQATKVACLQLHVARQRKAFHYQVAHWLVGQYDLLVVEDLNVRGLARTRLAKSILDAAWGRFLDILTAVAVKRGKQVLRVAPRGTSQNCCVCEERVPKALSERVHDCPRCGSWDRDLNAAIEILKRGLRAVGLPLSGCGGSWFTSPLKQQLREVILGSSRLQPVRA, from the coding sequence ATGATTATCACCCACGAGTACCGGATCCTGCCCAGCGACGACCAAGCCGCTCTGATGACCGAGTGGCTGGAATTGTTGCGGCGGCAGTGGAACGACGCTCTGGGGCAGAGACTGGATTGGCTGACCGCAACCCGTTGCCCAATTGACCGCTGCAGTCTTGTCTCTTGTCCGTTGCCTGTGTCAGAAGCTCCGCTGGAGCCGAATTATTATCGGCAGGCGGGATCCCTCAAACAAATCAAGCAACTGTTCCCGGCCTACCGGGGCATTTACGCCGAGGTGCTGCAGCAAAACTTGATGCGGCTGGACAAGGCGTGGAAAGCGTGGCGGGAGCCGGATAGCACAGGCAAGCGGCGGGGGCGGCCTCGCTTCAAAAAAGCGGGGGAGTTGAGATCCTTCACATTCCCCCGCATCAATTGCCCCAAGGCGGGAGCGCATCTGGAAGGGGAGACTCTGCGGCTGAGCAAGATTGGCTCGATGCCTGTGGTGCTGCACCGCCCCTTGCCGGAGGGGTTTGTGCCCAAAACCTGCACAGTGGTGCGCAAGGCCGATGGGTGGTATGTCTGCATCAGCTTGGAAGACAAAAGCGTTCCTCTCCCAGAGCCTGTGCCGATCAAAAAGGCGGTGGGCATTGATGTGGGATTGGATAGGTTTCTCACCACCAGCGATGGGGAGGTGGTGCCTATCCCGCGGCACTACCGCCAAGCTCAAAAGCACTTGGCTCGACAGCAGCGGCAACTGAGCCGCAAAGTGAAGGGATCCGCCAACTGGAAGAGACAAGCCACGAAAGTTGCTTGTTTGCAGTTGCACGTTGCCCGACAACGCAAAGCGTTCCACTACCAAGTGGCGCACTGGCTGGTGGGGCAATACGACCTGTTGGTGGTGGAGGATCTCAACGTCCGAGGGCTGGCACGAACTCGGTTGGCTAAATCGATTTTGGATGCGGCTTGGGGACGATTTCTTGACATTCTGACAGCAGTGGCGGTCAAACGCGGCAAACAGGTGTTGAGAGTGGCTCCCCGTGGTACGTCCCAAAATTGTTGTGTTTGTGAGGAGCGTGTTCCCAAGGCCTTGTCGGAACGGGTGCATGATTGCCCCCGTTGCGGGTCGTGGGACAGAGACTTGAACGCTGCTATCGAGATTTTGAAGCGAGGACTCAGGGCGGTGGGACTGCCGCTCTCTGGCTGTGGAGGATCCTGGTTTACCAGTCCGTTGAAGCAGCAACTCCGGGAAGTGATTCTCGGAAGCTCCCGTCTACAGCCCGTCAGGGCTTAG
- the tnpA gene encoding IS200/IS605 family transposase — protein sequence MVVAGQDPVLVGDNHETVLAFSAMSYNISHRSVYSLQIHLVLVTKYRRRVITAPMLQRLEDIFRATCQKWRSSLVEFNGEADHVHLLVSFPPDVQVSKLVNNLKTVSSRLIRKEFATEVARFYSKPVFWTGTYFVASCGGVTVEELKKYVEQQATPRL from the coding sequence TTGGTCGTCGCTGGGCAGGATCCGGTACTCGTGGGTGATAATCATGAGACGGTTCTAGCATTTAGCGCAATGAGCTACAACATAAGCCATCGTTCTGTTTACAGCCTACAAATCCACTTGGTGCTGGTGACAAAGTACCGTCGTCGGGTGATAACTGCTCCAATGTTGCAGAGGCTGGAAGATATATTTCGAGCGACCTGCCAAAAGTGGCGCAGTTCCTTGGTGGAGTTCAACGGTGAGGCGGATCATGTGCATCTGTTGGTGAGTTTTCCGCCGGATGTTCAGGTCTCGAAGCTGGTGAACAACCTGAAAACAGTCTCCAGCCGGTTGATTCGCAAAGAGTTCGCCACAGAGGTGGCACGGTTCTACAGCAAGCCTGTATTTTGGACAGGGACCTATTTTGTTGCCTCTTGTGGTGGGGTCACCGTTGAGGAGTTGAAGAAGTATGTCGAGCAGCAGGCAACGCCCAGATTGTGA
- the tatA gene encoding twin-arginine translocase TatA/TatE family subunit, with the protein MAILLSSEPILAVSIFGMGLPELAVIGIIAVVVFGPKKLPELGSAFGKALRSFKQEMNNPSSDDEPTAGADRVSGTESLKVEAEKVVEKDAA; encoded by the coding sequence ATGGCTATCCTGCTGTCGAGCGAACCTATCCTGGCCGTGAGCATCTTCGGCATGGGCCTGCCAGAGCTGGCCGTGATTGGGATAATTGCAGTGGTCGTGTTCGGCCCCAAGAAGCTGCCGGAGTTGGGCAGCGCCTTCGGCAAAGCGTTGCGCAGCTTCAAGCAAGAGATGAACAACCCCAGCAGCGATGACGAGCCCACCGCCGGTGCCGATCGCGTCAGCGGGACGGAGTCCCTGAAGGTAGAAGCGGAGAAGGTGGTCGAGAAAGATGCCGCCTGA
- a CDS encoding anti-sigma factor domain-containing protein, whose protein sequence is MAEPTDFELMRQIQLRDRRSHFLLKDRYQKRLLEIALSTLKQPHQAEEVVRQVFEFCWKHAEAFDLQRDRSVALWLYELTAFQAQERLRRWSWLPAPASIRVAPPWWPRRLLWGSLVGLGIYAVAITAAYWRLRWQGESVAIQRLYQEWQRQPQVRRTLLRDPSFRNPLLVQALWSPRAKQVLLLASEMPPAPPGTTYQLWLESAGQRLESAGTFTVNAEGSLQWLSQPTHSQQPTRLWITLEPAGGSESPTGAPLLQSNFWIPASQPEESKENLLN, encoded by the coding sequence ATGGCGGAGCCGACCGATTTCGAGCTGATGCGCCAGATCCAACTGCGGGATCGCCGCAGCCACTTTTTACTTAAGGATCGCTACCAAAAGCGCCTGCTGGAGATCGCGCTGTCCACTCTCAAGCAGCCTCACCAGGCCGAAGAGGTGGTGCGCCAGGTGTTTGAGTTCTGCTGGAAACATGCGGAGGCCTTTGACCTGCAGCGGGATCGCTCGGTGGCCCTGTGGCTTTACGAGTTGACGGCCTTTCAAGCCCAAGAACGCTTGCGGCGCTGGAGCTGGTTGCCCGCCCCTGCCTCCATCCGGGTCGCACCTCCTTGGTGGCCGCGGCGCCTCCTCTGGGGCAGCTTAGTAGGGTTAGGGATCTACGCAGTGGCCATAACAGCGGCCTACTGGCGGCTGCGCTGGCAGGGGGAGTCGGTAGCCATTCAACGGCTCTATCAGGAGTGGCAACGACAACCGCAGGTACGGCGAACCCTTCTGCGCGACCCCAGCTTCCGCAACCCCCTGTTGGTACAAGCTCTCTGGTCGCCCCGCGCCAAGCAGGTGTTGCTCTTGGCTTCAGAAATGCCCCCTGCCCCCCCGGGAACCACCTACCAACTGTGGCTGGAGTCGGCTGGGCAGCGCCTGGAAAGCGCCGGCACCTTCACCGTCAACGCCGAGGGATCCCTGCAATGGCTCAGCCAGCCCACCCATTCACAGCAGCCGACCCGCCTTTGGATTACCCTCGAACCGGCAGGCGGGAGCGAATCCCCCACTGGCGCCCCTCTGCTGCAGAGCAACTTCTGGATCCCTGCCTCTCAACCTGAGGAGAGCAAAGAGAACCTCTTAAACTAG